gaattcaaaatcaattttatTAAACGTGTATTTAATCATTATAAAAGTACTTCAAAACGAGCCATATAGTAAGTTTCAAGCGCAGACGCATGTAAGAATATAGGAATTAGACTCATCTAGTGTACGACCTTAGCTTATCTTTTATCTTTTGTCAAATGTTTATCTTCTTATTTACAGCCCAATAAGTTTGGTCAAATGCTAATAGGAAATCTTATCTTTTATCCGCACAAGGTTGATAAACTAAGCTATTGATTAGATTATTAACCTCTAATTTTGTGGAGTTAGAATTATTAGAATTATTAACCTTGCCATTGTATTGTCAAAAATAACAGTAAGTAGAGGGAAGACAtattatttgaaaattcaattgaaattaaatctcaaaatGAACTGATTTATTATCCATAAGCATGTATAGTTCTAATTTTGCCTCtacttaatttttgttatttcacggaaaatatatataaatatatttattaacACTTCATTTTATCTTTTCATCCTTCTTCGTTCTCTCTCATTACTCTTGCTCTTCTCACCGGACTGCAACTCACAAAAGGTAATTAAAATGTtgactaatttaaaaaaaaattgttattgacaatctaaaaatatcattttgcatattaaattttcataattagaaagaaaaaaaaacactgacgaaaaatgaataatgaaattttttaaattctaataaCAGCTCCTATTAAATAGCAGTTCCCCatctttaaacaaaaataaagaagagttagaagaaagaaaaaaaaaagtgtagtTATCAATTCCGTTAAATGATTTTCATAATCCCAAGGCGGGGTCCACAAACGGTGAAGAGGAGTGTGGATAAAACGTGTGTTCCACCCGCCAATCAGAACGCAGAGAAATCAGAAATCCCAAGCAAACCCAACCCGGTCCCGAATTCCCAATTGGCAAAGGACTCCCACacagagagggagagggggTCAATTCTTTTGTACGCCCACCAAACCCACACCCTCCCCCCCTTCTCTCTCAAAACCCaaattagaacccaaaaatccaaatCAATCGCCCAGCATTACTTCCTTCGGCTGCTCCAATCCCAATACCACACTTCTCCAATCTCTTCTCTTCTCAAATTTTGAAGATTTTTGGAAGCGCCGTCTCGTTTGGGTCAATGGCGGTGTCGACCAGTTTCGCCGGAGCAAAGTTGGAGGCTCTGCTGTCGAGATCTTCATCGTCGGCTGCAACCACGTCGTCCAGGGCCTCTAGCGGTTCCTGTTTGGTGGGTTCTGTGAGGCCCATTAGGAGCCGAAGGCTCCAAATTCAAAGAGGAGTGAGGTGCGAGGTGGCTGCTTCTTCTGATGCTTCTGCTGCCGCAGTTGAGTCCGTCGCTTCCAATATCTCCGCTCTTGAGCAGCTCAAGACCTCTGCCGCTGACAGTACGTTTCTCTTTTCCCATTAATATCCTTCTGCTTTGTTTTTTTCCTAttgaatttattaaattttttgcgTGTTCTCTAATGGGTTTGTGTTGGAATTGAATTTTCTTCTTGCAATTGTGGGTTTTGTGAATGTATTTGTTCCAAATAATGTTAATGCATGATGGGTTTTGTGTAATGTTGATTGTTTTTAATCCAATATATATGTGCTCAAATTTTTGGAGATTGTCTGGGTTTAGAATTGCTGCATAGAAAGTCCAGTTTGGGATTTTTCTCATTTTCCCAAGCATCTTTTCAGTATGAATTTTGAATACTAGAGAAATCACAGCCATACAATGTGTCTGTAATCCGGGGTTGGTATCGTATCTCATATGTACTTCTGAATGTATTATCTTTTACCCCCACCTCCTTTACCTGCGGTTCTATGATTCAGATGCTTTTGATGACCGTAGGATAATGTTTGGTTTGGTTGTGTTCATGATTCAAGGTTGTTTTCATACTTTATATAAGAATCTGTTTGGCGTActatttttgtgtatttgtaatgTTGTCTAACTAAAGTTCCACAATTTTTCTTCTCAGGATACACAAAGGAAAGAAGCAGCATTGTGGTCATCGGACTTAGTATTCACACAACGCCTGTTGAAATGCGTGAAAAACTCGCCATTCCAGAAGCAGAATGGCCTCGAGCCATAGAGGAGCTGTGTGGTTTAAATCACATAGAAGAAGCAGCTGTTCTTAGCACTTGCAACCGGATGGAGATATATGTTGTAGCTCTATCTCAGCATCGTGGTGTCAAAGAAGTTACCGAGTGGATGTCAAAGgtaatttccttttctttatgtgtTGTTTGTGGTATAAATGACAATAAGCGACTCTTTTGCTTATGTATTGTGACATGGATAAGTCAATCATCTTATTTGACATTGGataaaatgtttatttttttattttgaattcccTTCCTTGAAACAAAATATTACACTCAATTCCTTTGTGGGTTACAGTTTGAGCCTGTACGGTTTTTCCTTTCTCCGGCTATTGAAAAGAGTATCCTGAATTGATCATGATCATTTCTTGCTCTAAAACATTACCTGACACTCTTTGCTTTTGTTTGCAGACAAGTGGAGTCCCTGTTTCTGAGCTATGCCAACACCGGTTTTTACTCTATAATAAAGATGCCACTCAGCACCTCTTTGAAGTATCAGCAGGTCTTGACTCTCTTGTCCTCGGAGAAGGTCAAATTCTTGCCCAGGTGAAACAAGTTGTTAAAGTCGGCCAAGGAGTTGTTGGCTTTGGTAGAAACATCAGTGGGCTGTTCAAGCACGCAATCACTGTGGGAAAGCGGGTTAGAACTGAAACCAACATTGCTGCTGGGGCAGTTTCTGTAAGCTCAGCTTCTGTTGAACTTGCCTTGATGAAGCTTCCTGCACCGTCACATGCTACTGCAAGAATGTTGGTGATTGGTGCGGGCAAAATGGGAAAGCTTGTGATCAAACACTTGGTAGCAAAAGGTTGCACAAAGATGGTTGTTGTGAATAGGACTGAGGAGAGAGTGGCATCTATCCGTGAGGAGCTGAAGGGTATTGAGATCATTTACAAGCCTCTTACAGAAATGCTTACCTGTGCAGCAGAGGCTGATGTGGTTTTTACTAGCACCGCATCAGAAACCCCATTATTTTTCAAAGACGATGTGAAGGAGCTTCCTGCTGTAGGTCCAGAGACTGGTGGTTTGAGGCTTTTTGTTGATATTTCCGTCCCTCGGAATGTGGGTTCATGTGTTTCTGATGTTGATGGTGCTCGACTTTACAATGTTGATGACCTTAAGGAGGTTGTGGCTGCTAACAAAGAGGATCGCATTCGGAAAGCAATGGAAGCTCAGGAAATTATTACAGAAGAATCGAAACAATTTGAAGCTTGGAGGGATTCTTTGGAGACAGTACCTACCATCAAGAAATTAAGAGCTTATGCTGAAAGAATCAGAGCTGCAGAGCTTGACAAATGTTTATCAAAAATGGGTGATGACAtatcaaagaaaacaagaagagCTGTAGATGATCTTAGCCGAGGTATTGTGAACAAGCTCCTTCATGGTCCGATGCAGCACTTAAGATGCGATGGGAGTGATAGTCGAACTCTGAGTGAGACACTTGAGAATATGCATGCTCTTAACAGAATGTTCAGCCTTGAGACAGAAATATCCGTATTGGAGCAAAAAATTCGAGCGAAGGTGGAACAAACCCGGAAGTAAAGCTACAACATCAAATTTCTTTCGGGACACATCTACTTCGTCAAACTGGAATAAGGGGAAAACATCCTCACATTGTCATTTTAGCGTTCCCTCTGGTGTAATCTTCAATTCCATAGACAAATTGTGATGGTCCCAGCTGGTCTGGGGGACCTTCCAATTCATTCATCGGTGTAAGACACTGTAACCTGATTCTTGTCTTCGTAAGTGGCTGTTCGGCTTTGTATCGAAATTATGAGGTTATATCTGTACCAGTGTTAATTCTTGTAATTAAAAGTAATTTGAGATGAATATAGATTGCAATTCATAATTTTGTCGAGATTATTGTCCTCTTGTGTCTCATTAGTTAGTGAAATATGAAACTATTGTTGTTTCCGGTCACTGTCATCACTATCAATTTGGTTCCTTCCGGTGAGGAACCTTATGTGATCACCTGGATCGCCGATTCTCTTATGCGGACAAATTTTTGTGGACCAATGCCTATGATCTTATGGCCAGTtcgattggagatgacctaattTTCAAATGGTAAATTTCAAAGTCACTATTTTATATGTTTTaggattttattaaaaaaattaaagaatatcaGAAAAAATGCATTATTACTTGAAAATGAGCAAACGTAAGTGGATATAGTAGAATTTTCTACAATTATTATGAATCCAATGCAATGAGATAATAGGTCGGGCTTGGAAGGAATGAATAATCGTGGTTTACAACTAGTTGCCTCCTTTTTCtcgttaaaagaaaaaagaaaaaaaagaaataataggCATATTATTGGTTAAGGGGTACATCACGGGATCGTTCTCTAGTCTCTATCCGATTGTAGGTACCTCCGAGACTATGCCATTTCCATCACAGAAAACGTATACACGATTGCAACAAAAATTCTCCAATCTAATGAATCCAGGCTTTAAGATGAGAACCGTAACCTCTGGGTTGCTCTTCTTGATTATCTCTGCAGCCTCCGACGCAGGCTTTCCAATTAGTTCAGGCCAAACATATTTGAATTCTGGAAACAGTGAAAATTAACGGCATTCAAATTTTTAAGTGCGTATTTGATATAtagtaaacaaataaaaaaaatgaaggtagtagaaaagagaaagaagaaacctTGACCACAACATGCAGCATTTGTACAATCTTCGCTAACACAAGGTGGGTAATGAGGCCAAGATGCtccaaccatttttttttatttgttgtggTTTGATGCATATGACCTTCTtaaattgtgtgtgtgtgtgtgtgtgtgtctatatatatgcatgcattgGTTTTCTTAGAAAGGGGTACTGTATTCTTCAGTAGCTAaatgaatttgttaattttataatttgaatggagaaatatgattttttttttaattttttttaataaaggattGGGCTAAACCTTACACTTGTCTAGCCATAATattgtggtttaaattcgtttttttacaaaaattgaatttaaaatctTTCATTTACAAGTAAAATAGAATACCACgagattgtagtactaagtgacagaAATATGATTAATTAGCTTACCGTTTTAAAGAACACATGCTTGCATTTGTTGGATTTTTTAGTCAAAGGAAATGAGATTTCCAAGGAAAATTACACAGGTGAGGTCACGGGTCTACAACTTACAATCCCCAAATTAGTGCCTCCTATATataattttcaacttttttacATCTGTCTTCAACTTAACGTCAAACTTAATTAACAGTGGTAATCTTTCCAAAGATTaatcaaaaaatcaaaattgataattaaagaaaaacaaaaaccaacagCTGCGAAATCTGGGAGTGGAGTGGGCGCTGCGGTTTCATTCTCAAACTGAAATAGGAATTCAAAAATATCGTGTGATTCCGCTTAAATTTAGGGAAATTGTATTTGAACCCAGATAATCTCTTTCTACATCTAGtttattttctacactcatattattttttactaaattataaatatctctttaaaccaaaatttattacctaaactaccctTACAAACccaatttaatatataaatttatatttatacccattcaaaaattaaaaaccacataaattcattaaacttttaaacttTATGGGCtgaaatattttcttatgtaGTAACGTACCTGGAAATGATTTCTCATGCATCGAGTGATATTATCAATCAAAAAGCcttttggattatttgtctCAATGCAGTAGATCCCTAGGAACATATATATGTCATAGAGttcaacaattttttatttgaaaatgatGGATTAACCTGTAATAGTCTAGTAACAAGATGTTTGGTTATGTTGAAACCTCTGAAACTGTGTCTCCAATAATAAAAGATCCAAGGGTAGTAGGAACTTCATTTGTAGAATACCAGCTAGAGGTGCATGATGAAATGACTGTCAGTGAATGTTGTTCTTGCAAAGGCGAAGGATATCTGGCCAATTGTACAATCAGGATTTGTGAATGAAGTATCGAGGACTTTAAGGTAACACATTATTTTCTATCGTTAATCCATTAACAATTTGTTTTCCCTAAAACAGGAGAGaatagacaaaataaaaggaaaactaatgaaaatgacttgaaaactttgagttttaacgataagaaaaaaaataaaaggtaaagtgaatagtaccaggattgactttttagtgtaaaaatgtgattttttaaaatgaacagtaccaagagcttttcgttaaagttccccaaAAAAACAAGATTTTCCCTTCAGGCACCAGAAATATATGCATGCTTTGAGATTATGCATTTATAGCATCTAGTCCAGAGGCAGAGCTGGTTTAACGAGATCACCCTACCAAAGGAATGTCTAATATATAATTTGAATATACTGTTAAGGGGATCATCATGCCTGCTTTGTATGTGTAGATGGAAAACCAGGTAATGCGGCTGAGTTGTTTGAGAGGGTTTCACATAAAATAAAGGTGAATTGTTATAGTGAGGCACTTAATGATCTTAAGCTTCTATAGAGGCACACCCAACACTATTAGAAGCATATTATCAATCATCTGTTCTTGTTAGATTGATATGCAGAtactttttaaataattatcattgttggtaccatatattgggcctcgtctttGGGCCTCATCTCTAAGCCCATGATAAATGTAAAAGGggagggagcccttattctataaaatggactctccCTCACCCTCATGAAGGACACATTAATCCTCACCTTCACAGAGTCTTACACTCAACCCTCACAACAAtatagagggcaataccctctcagccaaacatagagcaaaatggcaagggctgcatccacagagagctcccttgccgatctattgtaatccgtacatacatacataatcaacatcagtgtggacatagctcaaacattgaggtgaaccacgatacatctttgtgttcttgagcATTTGTGTGATTCATGGgcggatttacgttggtccaagatcctccggattctgtgcatcaacatttggcgtcgtctgtgggaaatcaatacgaaaagttatgttagttctctctcaatttttcatctcaccaccgtgaaaccttcACCACCTGACCATTGTCcaccgtggatctgcaaaacccacacAGAGACACAACCCAGATCCCTAACACAAATAACAaagcaaaacccagaaacaaaaaagaaaaatcagatGGTTCGAGATTAGTAATTTGGTACAAACAAACATAGATTCGAGATTGGACACGCCAAGTTGAGCAATTGCTTGGAACGAAGCCACGGCTTCACCCCCACTTTGGAATCGAACAACATGTAAAGCCTATTCCACCACCTCCTCTAGCAGCGGCAGCAGCAGCTCCAGATGTTATGGACCTTCCAACGCCAGAAGATTGAGAGCGTCAACGACTTCAAGAACTACCAGCTCCCCCTCGAGGCTCGCAACAAGAAATCCGCAGACTTCCGGAGCGTCAGGGACCCCAAGCCTCTGGTTTCACCATTGATTCCGCCGTGCGAGCGCAAGTACTATGTTGAAAAGCCATGTTTCAATTTCGTATGGAGTGGAAATGGGAGCGCTTCAGATTGTTGTTGAGCGTGAAATCGCTAGGTCTTTGATTGGAGAAATCCATCAACCAGGTTTTCTCCGACGACCGCCAGATCGATATGGCGATCCATAGTTGCCGACCCAGATCTCATCTCCTGGGCATACCACGAGCACTAGTGGAAAACCAGGCAGAAGATAGGCTTTCTTACAATAATTCCTTTATTATTCCCCTTTGGTgttgtctgccatctgccaaaagagaaaagaaaaagtaaaatgcTCAAGTAGGCGCAATGCGCATCAACAACCTGCAACTGTCGACCACCAACATGAAAAAAGATAAGCACTTTATCTTTAGGCTGATTTGTTTAAAATtatcatttgtttatttaatagtttattattattttgtgttgGTGGATGCTTTACAATATGCATATTCTTTGAGGAGACCACATCATTTCTATCACACCTATATAGTGCGTTCCCGGTTTGATCTGCCTTACAATATGCATATGCTTTACAAacgcttgtctgcaatcttccttacaattattttatcaattaatattttattattgcatCTTTAATCATTTCTGACTTCATTATTTAAAATGGTAGGGTAAAACTTTATTATACAATATTTATTGGCCTAGAGTATTGTGACTGCCATTAAACTATGTCACTTATATAACATGTGATTTACCAAACAactgaataaattatttatttatagaaggcacatagtacaatattttgccttgacaaactttgtcaatttgatttattcattatacgatcatacttatactgtcatttattgtcaggtattattgagcaactagatccacttatcaacattgttgctgattaaaagAACCTAATATGCAAACCCGATAAGCGGACCCGAAtcatgtcgagaatcaactcataATGAGTGTGTGTCgacataaagtagatacttgcaatgaggaataccacgagccgagccgcctcgcagcgagcatagcctctagccgagcatCGCCTCTAGCCGAGCAGTCTCGTAACATGTGATACCTTTAGCCGAGTATTACTTTATGTTGAACATTGCCTTATGTTGAGTACTGGTTCAATACATCTAGCCACTTTGGCCAGTACATGGATTGTatttgaagtttccagccataagactctcttgactgaagacttgggggactcttattGGTACCATATATTTGATCTCGTCTGTGGGACTCATCCCTAAGCTCATGACAAATGTAAAAGGggagggagcccttattctataaaagggactctccctCACCCTTATGAAGGACACATTCAGCCTCACCTTCATAGAGTCTCACACTCAACCCTCACAACAATATAGAGGGCAATACTCTCTCAgccaaacagagagcaaaatggaaagggctgcatccacagagagctccattgccgatctattgtaatccatacatatatacataatcaacatcagtgtggacgtagcccaaacattggggtgaaccacgatacatctttgtgttcttgagcatttgtgtgattcacggccggatttacgttggtctAAGATCTTtcggattttgtgcatcaacaaccatTCTAACAGGATAAATTTGGTTTCGTTGAAAATTGTTTCATCATAATCTTCTATTTGAAGTTTGGGAGAAAATTAGAATGTTACAAGTAATTACTGACTGTATCAAAtttacgaaaacaaaacttacAGAAATTGATTTATAGCTTAGTTATatgattcaaaacttcaaaatcaacatccatcggtaaaaaaaaaattgtttttctcTATAAGAGCGTCTTAGGGTTTTGGGTTAGAATGAACGAAGGATAAAGCTTGTATGATGGTAGAGTTTGATTATTGGGTGgctttattgataaattttagttttattattaatttcatcttgtacttgatggtaattatgCAGTAGATTAAAGAAgacaattcacatttaaaattGAAGTTTGGGGTGGGGGGGGTAGAGAGAGGttatatgagttcaaataaaatttcccttaaaTATATTACTAAAattgttcggttcggttcacaCCAGTTCCAGTTTGGTTCATGCTAGTTTTCGGTTCCGAATACTAAATCATTTGAATACCAAATCAAAATCCATTTGATGTTTActtgtttcctttttcttgttttttgcaTGCTTGTATTCAAATACAACTTCTAAAATGGTTATCGAATATTACAAACAAAACATATCATTTTCAAATACTCAATCAAATGTAAATGCCTTTGACaccaagcaaacaaacaaaaaaaaaaacacaattcaaaatgtatatatacattcataatacaaatatatatcCAACATACAAATATATCCACTATGTAGTAAGAATGTTAGTGTGAATACAATAATTTAAGTCCAAAAGGGACTTATCCAGAGATTAAAAAAAAGGCttaagaaaaagggaaagaaaaaaataggatGTAACTTAACACTTTAAGATCATTCTAtccaagaaaaatatgaaatcaaAACCTGATTGTCAAATTTGGAGATTTAGGAGAAAAATGacctctttttatttatttatttatttttaaatatgccTTATCTCAATAGGTTAATCGTGCAAGTGAAATATCTAATTGAGAAATGCTTCCATGCAATCGCATGAGGCGAAACCAGTTTTGATTTTCACCACTCATTTAGTGAACAACTATtaaatttagttaattatttacATTCACAGTTCGGTTCGATTTTAATTATTGTCCTCTTGTGTCACATTAGTTAGTGAAATATGAAACTATTGTTGTTTCCGGTCACTGTCATCACTATCAATTTGGTTCCTTCCGGTGAGGAACCTTATGTGATCACCTGGATCGCCGATTCTCTTGTGCGGACCAATTTTTGTGGACCAATGGTGTGAACCAagtttagccgttggatttgatgtGAACGGCGGCTCACAACAAAACTGAGCTCATTAGTGGGTCCACATCCTAAATGACCCCTGAATTATACGGGTCTATATGACCCGGTTCTACTGAAAGACTCAGCTGATCATAGTCGTTCGATCTTCGTCCGCACCGTTGGTCCACAGGAGAGAAACGCTCTCACTTGGATGGCCTCTTCAAATGTTTATGGCCCTGACTCCGTTAGGAAGACTATAAataagagaactttaacgaaaaactcccggtactgtttactttaacgaaaaatcacatttttacactaaaaagtcaattatggtactattcactttaccctttattttgtccttatcattaaaactcaaagttttcaagccattttcattagttttccttataaataaAGGTccataagaccatctccaacaaaGGGTTTATGTTTAGCTCCTGTCCAGATTATAATTatacaagaaattattttttaataaacggtGTCATGCCATATTTTAAAATAGGATTTCcggacatattttgagtgccacTTGAAGATGTggtcatttgaaaattattgaaaaaattaaaggaaagattattggaagagaTAAGAGAGGGGTGTGTATGAAAAGAGTGTTTGAGATGAATataatgtgaagaattgaaataaaatgaggtaagatagtataAAATGATGAAAAGAATGTGAGAAATTGTGTAGAAGTGTCTTAGGaatataggaaaaaaaaattcgaaatttttaatttttttttaatttcgtctaaaaaaaataactaaTAAGTCAATTGGGCCCAACTGAACAGGCTGGTTGGCTAAGGATTTGGACTTTGGCTCGGTGGGTTCCAAGGTTTTTTGACCCAGATCTCcattgaaaatttgattttgtgTTAAAAAGATTTATTCTTTGGCCTATGATCCTATGGCcacttcggttggagatgacctaataTTTAAACGGTAGATTTCAAAGTcactattttatttgttttaggattttattcaaaaaattaGAGAATATCAGAAAAAATGCATTATTACTTGAAAATGAGCAAACGTAAGTGGATATAGTAGAATTTTCTACAATTATTATGAATCCAATGCAATGAGATAATAGGTCGGGCTCGGAAGGAATGAATAATCGTGGTTTGCAACTAGTTGCCTCctttttttcgttaaaagaaaaaaaaaagaaaagaaataataggCATATTATTGATTAAGGGGTAGATCACGGGATCGTTCTCTAGTCTCTATCCGACAGTAGGTACCTCCGAGACTCTGCCATTTCCATCACTGAAAACGTATACACGGTTGCAACAAAAATTCTCCAATCTAATGAATCCAGGCTTTAAGATGAGAACCGTAACCGCTGGGTTGCTTTTCTTGATTATCTCTGCAGCCTCTGACGCAGGCTTTCCAATTAGTTCAGGCCAAACATATTTGAATTCTGGAAACAGTGAAAATTAACGGCATTCAAATTTTTAAGTGCGTGTTTGATATAtagtaaacaaataaaaaaaaaatgaaagtagTGGAAATGAGAAAGAAGAAACCTTGACCACAACATGCAGCATTTGTACAATCTTCGCTAACACAAGGTGGGTAATGAGGCCAAGATGCTCCAAccattttcttttgatttgttgtGGTTTGATGCATATGACCTTctaattgtgtgtgtgtgtgtgtgtatgcatgcatgcattggTTTTCTTAGAAAGGGGTACTGTATTCTTCGGTAGCTAAatgattttgttaattttataatttggatggagaaatatgattttttttaaaaatttttttttaacaaaagactGAACCAGACCATACACTCGTCTAGCcataatatggtagtttaaatttgttttctacgaaaattgaatttaaaaccttttatttacaaataaagTAGAATAATACAAAACTGTATTACCAAGTGACAGAAATATGATTAATTAGCTTACCGTTTTAAGGAACACATGCTTGCATTTGTTGGATTTTTTAGTCAAAGGAAGTGAGATTTCCAAGGAAAGTGAGGTCACGGGTCTACAATCCCCAAATTAGTGCctcgtatatatataattttcaacttttttacATCTGTCTTCAACTTAACGCCAAACTTAACAGTGGTAATCTTTCCAAAGATTAATCACAAAATCAAAACtgataattaaagaaaaacaaaaccccAGCAGCTGCGAAATCTAGGAGGGGGCGGTGCGGTTTCATTCTCAAACTGAAATCggaattgaaaaatatcaacaGTTTAGTACGGTTCCGCTTAAATTTTGAGAAATTGTAATTGAACTCAGAAAATCTCTTTCTAAATCTAGTTTACTTTCTgcacccatattatttttactaaactataaatatctctttaaatcaaaatttattacctaaactaccTTTACAAAcccaatttattatataaatttatatttatacccattcaaaaattaaaaaccacataaattcattaaacttttaaacttTACAGGCtgaaatattttcttatgcAGTAACGTACCTGGAAATTATTTCTCATGCATCGAGTGATATTATCAATCAAAAAGCcttttggattatttgtctCAATGCAGTAGATCCCTAGGAACATATATATGCCGTAGAgttcaacatttttttatttgaaaatgatGGTTCAACCTGTAATAGTCTAGTAACAAGATGTTTGGTTATGTTGAAACCTCTGAAACTTTGTCTCCAATAATAAAAGATCCAAGGGTAGTAGGAACTTCACTTGTAGAATACCAGCTAGAGGTGCATGATGAAATGACTGTCAGTGAATGTTGTTCTTGCAAAGGCGAAGGATGTCTGGCCAATTGTACAATCAAGATTTGTGAATGAAGTATCAAGGACTTTAAGGTAACACATTATTTTCTATCGTTAATCCATTAACAATTTGTTTTCCCTAAAACAGGAGAGaatagacaaaataaaaggaaaactaatgaaaatgacttgaaaactttgagttttaacgataaggaaaaaataaaaggtaaagtgaatagtaccaggattgactttttagtgtaaaaatgtggttttttcgttaaaatgaacagtattgggagcttttcgttaaaattccccaTAAAAACAAGATTTTCCCTTCAGGCACCAGAAATATATGCATGCTTTGAGATTATGCATTTATAGCATCTAGTCCAAAGGCTGA
Above is a window of Malus sylvestris chromosome 15, drMalSylv7.2, whole genome shotgun sequence DNA encoding:
- the LOC126603403 gene encoding glutamyl-tRNA reductase 1, chloroplastic-like encodes the protein MAVSTSFAGAKLEALLSRSSSSAATTSSRASSGSCLVGSVRPIRSRRLQIQRGVRCEVAASSDASAAAVESVASNISALEQLKTSAADRYTKERSSIVVIGLSIHTTPVEMREKLAIPEAEWPRAIEELCGLNHIEEAAVLSTCNRMEIYVVALSQHRGVKEVTEWMSKTSGVPVSELCQHRFLLYNKDATQHLFEVSAGLDSLVLGEGQILAQVKQVVKVGQGVVGFGRNISGLFKHAITVGKRVRTETNIAAGAVSVSSASVELALMKLPAPSHATARMLVIGAGKMGKLVIKHLVAKGCTKMVVVNRTEERVASIREELKGIEIIYKPLTEMLTCAAEADVVFTSTASETPLFFKDDVKELPAVGPETGGLRLFVDISVPRNVGSCVSDVDGARLYNVDDLKEVVAANKEDRIRKAMEAQEIITEESKQFEAWRDSLETVPTIKKLRAYAERIRAAELDKCLSKMGDDISKKTRRAVDDLSRGIVNKLLHGPMQHLRCDGSDSRTLSETLENMHALNRMFSLETEISVLEQKIRAKVEQTRK